The following proteins are co-located in the Pyrobaculum calidifontis JCM 11548 genome:
- a CDS encoding ABC transporter permease yields MIKEVALAGLAAVVFLFYLPFLALGYYAVGGGELKTPPLSMLTTTFLLAAATAVVSIALAYPAAYYLAKRGTELEFALLVAPLWIGTLLKAYSLLTLFAIVEKFTGLRLWGSPLGVLVGMVYEYLPYSLLTIYAAVEKLSETPVNAARVLGASRLQAFLRVELPLTMPGVVAAFVLVFLLALGEVIMPAVLGAGKVYTFGSYIWDLYFKSRDFYNGSILSLALSGLSLLATYVVVKAIRPFSI; encoded by the coding sequence ATGATAAAGGAGGTAGCCCTGGCGGGGCTCGCGGCCGTCGTTTTTCTCTTCTACCTCCCCTTCCTAGCCCTCGGCTACTACGCAGTGGGCGGGGGCGAGCTCAAGACGCCTCCCCTCTCCATGTTGACTACCACGTTTCTCCTAGCCGCTGCGACCGCCGTGGTGTCCATAGCCCTTGCCTACCCCGCCGCCTACTACCTCGCCAAGAGGGGCACAGAGCTGGAGTTCGCCCTGTTGGTGGCCCCCCTGTGGATTGGAACGCTTCTCAAGGCCTATTCGCTCCTCACGCTCTTCGCCATAGTGGAAAAATTCACTGGGCTAAGGCTCTGGGGGTCGCCGCTGGGAGTGCTCGTGGGCATGGTGTACGAGTACCTCCCCTACTCCCTCTTGACCATTTACGCCGCTGTGGAGAAGCTCAGCGAGACTCCCGTAAACGCGGCCCGGGTGCTGGGCGCCTCTAGGCTTCAAGCATTTCTAAGAGTGGAGCTACCGCTCACTATGCCAGGCGTAGTGGCGGCCTTTGTGTTAGTCTTCCTCCTAGCCCTAGGCGAAGTAATTATGCCAGCCGTTCTGGGCGCTGGGAAGGTATACACCTTTGGGAGCTACATCTGGGACCTCTACTTCAAGTCCAGAGACTTTTACAACGGCAGCATTCTCTCCCTGGCCCTCTCGGGGCTCTCCCTCTTGGCCACCTACGTAGTTGTAAAAGCCATTAGGCCCTTCTCCATATGA
- a CDS encoding DsbA family protein → MQKIVIGIALAIVAAIVAAALILTQTPPKSPTQPSTGQGGKVYVYSVEITGGPSIVAYYIPTDAGLIYGEKVNLTSYYFMFKNGVINILANTPQGIQKVTYYERLLEVCRNSTTIATVAGERITLSNSQCSPSTSPLPTVKSLDELILVVQGLPGPTSQSQWVKSGVAQTPFGQATVYTNITQVPIMTGLNAVLNYEKQVLPDGTIYLLKAQLAYGNQVAATLTYTLRNITAMAPELKAIVDELSKDVVAKNGGGLDLLKVAEKIGMTFDGSWPAAIVFFDLQCPYCAQLFKYNYTLFQGHKLVLVDLVVHPEALESHQRLRCLYQTAPDQVIPTLRVLYDRFLARDANYTDVLPNQTCQIDVQAGMQLAQLLAGQNVGTPMVVVVYPNGTYALTVGYDPASIAKALRG, encoded by the coding sequence ATGCAGAAAATAGTAATAGGAATAGCCCTGGCGATAGTCGCGGCGATCGTGGCCGCGGCTTTAATCCTAACTCAGACGCCCCCTAAGTCGCCCACCCAGCCGTCAACTGGGCAGGGGGGCAAGGTATACGTCTACTCGGTGGAAATAACCGGAGGCCCAAGCATAGTAGCCTACTACATACCCACAGACGCGGGCCTTATCTACGGCGAGAAGGTAAATCTCACCTCTTACTACTTCATGTTCAAAAATGGGGTGATAAACATCTTGGCCAACACCCCCCAAGGCATTCAAAAGGTCACATACTACGAGAGGTTGCTAGAGGTGTGTAGAAACTCCACCACCATAGCCACTGTGGCTGGAGAGCGCATTACTCTGTCAAATAGCCAGTGCTCCCCGTCCACCTCGCCGCTTCCAACGGTAAAATCCTTAGACGAGTTGATCTTAGTAGTCCAAGGGTTACCCGGCCCCACTTCGCAGTCTCAGTGGGTAAAATCCGGCGTAGCGCAGACGCCCTTTGGCCAAGCCACAGTGTACACCAACATCACCCAAGTTCCAATCATGACAGGCCTAAACGCCGTTTTGAACTACGAGAAGCAAGTACTGCCAGACGGCACCATATACCTGCTCAAGGCTCAGTTGGCATATGGAAACCAAGTGGCGGCCACGTTGACATACACACTTAGGAATATAACGGCTATGGCTCCCGAGCTCAAGGCAATTGTCGACGAGCTCTCTAAGGACGTAGTGGCCAAAAACGGCGGCGGCCTCGACTTGCTTAAGGTGGCTGAGAAAATTGGAATGACCTTCGACGGGAGCTGGCCAGCCGCCATAGTCTTCTTCGACTTGCAGTGCCCATATTGCGCCCAGCTCTTTAAATACAACTACACTCTGTTCCAAGGCCACAAGCTCGTGTTAGTGGACTTGGTCGTTCACCCAGAGGCCCTTGAATCGCACCAAAGGCTTAGGTGCCTCTATCAGACAGCCCCAGACCAGGTAATACCGACGCTGAGAGTGTTGTACGACAGATTTCTCGCACGCGACGCCAATTACACCGATGTGTTGCCGAACCAAACCTGCCAAATAGACGTACAAGCAGGTATGCAACTAGCCCAGCTGTTGGCAGGACAGAACGTGGGCACGCCGATGGTGGTGGTTGTCTACCCCAACGGCACATATGCGTTGACTGTGGGCTACGACCCGGCCTCTATCGCCAAGGCGCTGAGGGGTTAG
- a CDS encoding ABC transporter permease: MRALRLYAWVLIAALYAPVAVILALSFNASKLPYVWGGFTLKWYESLFAWREAWTALLNSVVIALGVAAASVLLGVFMAYTLRGGGYIVLSQGAIVMPEVSEALAFAAALFVVKQATGIDLYGPLGVFLAHLAFALPMAHVMLAPYVAYVSRSVVEAARTLGASEARTAFSVVMPILAPALVAVFLIVFANSFDTYIKTAFTTSPDFITAPILLWNYAARGRGDPTMYALTAFMLIPSLLAAVIYFRAIKRYG; the protein is encoded by the coding sequence ATGAGGGCTCTCCGCCTCTACGCCTGGGTCCTCATAGCGGCGCTGTACGCCCCTGTCGCCGTAATTTTGGCGCTCTCTTTCAATGCCAGCAAGCTCCCCTACGTGTGGGGCGGCTTTACGCTTAAGTGGTACGAGTCCCTATTCGCGTGGAGAGAGGCTTGGACGGCGCTTTTAAACAGCGTCGTCATTGCGCTAGGCGTGGCCGCCGCCTCTGTGCTACTCGGCGTCTTCATGGCCTACACCCTACGCGGCGGGGGCTACATAGTCCTCTCCCAAGGCGCCATAGTGATGCCAGAGGTGTCTGAGGCCTTGGCCTTCGCCGCGGCGCTCTTCGTGGTAAAACAGGCCACGGGCATAGACTTGTACGGCCCCTTGGGAGTCTTCCTAGCCCACTTGGCCTTCGCCCTCCCTATGGCTCACGTAATGCTTGCGCCGTATGTGGCATATGTGTCGCGTAGCGTAGTGGAGGCCGCGAGAACGCTCGGCGCCTCGGAGGCGCGCACCGCCTTTTCCGTGGTTATGCCAATACTGGCGCCGGCCCTTGTGGCAGTGTTTCTAATAGTCTTCGCCAACTCCTTCGACACCTACATAAAAACAGCCTTTACCACAAGCCCCGACTTTATCACAGCGCCGATACTCCTGTGGAACTACGCCGCCAGAGGCAGGGGAGACCCCACAATGTACGCCCTCACGGCGTTCATGCTAATCCCCTCCCTACTGGCTGCGGTGATATACTTTAGAGCTATAAAAAGGTACGGCTAA
- a CDS encoding DUF998 domain-containing protein, giving the protein MTLGRILLALGSLQFIVAMLVAEQLYPGYNPLHNYISDLGALKAPTAPLFNTSVILLGVLGLLAVFLLRRELGRAGASLLGLASLGAMGVGFFPEDYGLPHSISALIAFLFGALAVIVIGLRRGGIFKPLGITLGAISLIALALFIPRVSTPLGIGGIERLVAYPVLIFLAIYGLSGKTTGKSSSGNTQRA; this is encoded by the coding sequence ATGACGCTTGGAAGAATACTGCTTGCCCTAGGCTCTCTACAATTTATTGTCGCAATGCTTGTGGCAGAACAGCTCTACCCAGGCTACAACCCCTTGCACAACTACATCAGCGACTTGGGGGCCCTCAAGGCGCCGACTGCCCCACTATTTAATACAAGTGTAATACTGCTGGGCGTATTAGGCCTCTTGGCAGTTTTCCTCCTTAGGCGAGAACTAGGCCGTGCAGGCGCTTCGCTTCTTGGACTTGCGTCGCTCGGGGCCATGGGCGTTGGGTTCTTCCCCGAGGACTACGGCCTCCCCCACTCCATCTCTGCGCTTATTGCGTTTCTCTTCGGCGCACTGGCCGTGATAGTTATCGGCCTCAGACGCGGCGGCATCTTCAAGCCGCTGGGGATCACACTGGGAGCCATTTCGCTTATAGCCCTTGCCCTCTTCATCCCCCGGGTAAGCACTCCGCTGGGCATAGGCGGCATCGAGAGGCTAGTGGCCTACCCAGTACTTATATTCCTAGCAATATACGGCTTAAGTGGAAAAACGACTGGTAAAAGTAGTAGCGGCAATACCCAGCGGGCATAG
- a CDS encoding CBS domain-containing protein: MYCGDLASRPPVTITSDATLYEAAEKMAQHKVGLLVVVDKANPKKPIGVVSERDVIRAIAAKMPLDTTVDKVGTMHNFVFVYADDPITTAARKMKERNVRHVVVLDKNGELYGVISIRDLIKERAVLEILARDRAPTKE; this comes from the coding sequence ATGTACTGTGGCGATTTAGCCTCACGGCCCCCAGTCACGATAACCAGCGACGCAACTCTGTACGAGGCCGCCGAAAAAATGGCACAACACAAAGTAGGCCTCCTAGTCGTGGTGGATAAGGCAAATCCGAAAAAGCCCATCGGCGTCGTATCCGAGAGAGACGTCATAAGGGCCATCGCGGCCAAGATGCCGCTAGACACAACCGTGGACAAGGTGGGCACAATGCACAACTTCGTATTCGTATACGCAGACGACCCAATTACAACAGCTGCACGTAAGATGAAAGAACGCAACGTGAGACACGTGGTAGTCTTAGACAAAAACGGGGAGCTATACGGCGTAATATCCATAAGAGACTTAATTAAGGAGAGGGCAGTGCTAGAGATTTTGGCGCGCGACAGAGCCCCCACAAAAGAGTAA
- the argC gene encoding N-acetyl-gamma-glutamyl-phosphate reductase gives MKRVCIVGASGFTGGELLRILLQHSGVEVVCATSRKFKGEYVYRVHPNLRGFTQLKFVEPTIDAALKADVVFLALPHGESVKWVPQLYESGVAVFDLSADFRLKDPNAYVEWYKWPQPHPYPDLLAKAVYGQPELHREELVGARLVAVPGCMATASILMLAPLAKFGLISAPPVVDAKIGSSGAGAEGSVVDLHSFRTYVVRPYEPVHHRHIAEIEQELSRLAGKEVKVAFTPHAVDIVRGIFTTGHVFVEKMPTEADLWKYYRALFGDSKFIRIVKDRLGISRYPNVKYVLGSNLVDLGFELDARMKRVVTFAAIDNLVRGAAGQAVQAFNIAMGFPEDEGLRHIPVAPI, from the coding sequence ATGAAGCGGGTGTGTATAGTGGGGGCCTCCGGCTTCACAGGCGGCGAGCTTCTCAGGATTCTGCTCCAACACAGCGGCGTGGAGGTGGTGTGCGCCACCTCGCGGAAGTTTAAGGGGGAGTACGTCTACCGGGTTCACCCAAATCTGCGGGGCTTTACTCAGCTGAAGTTCGTGGAGCCCACGATAGACGCCGCGCTTAAGGCCGACGTGGTGTTCCTCGCGCTACCCCACGGTGAGTCTGTGAAATGGGTCCCACAGCTCTACGAGTCGGGCGTGGCAGTCTTCGACTTGAGCGCAGACTTCCGGCTGAAGGACCCAAACGCCTACGTGGAGTGGTACAAGTGGCCCCAGCCGCATCCCTACCCAGACCTCTTGGCAAAGGCGGTGTACGGCCAGCCGGAGCTACACCGCGAGGAGCTGGTGGGGGCGAGGCTGGTGGCGGTGCCCGGCTGCATGGCCACGGCTTCGATCCTCATGTTGGCGCCGCTTGCCAAGTTCGGCCTCATAAGTGCGCCGCCTGTGGTAGACGCCAAGATAGGGTCGAGCGGCGCAGGCGCCGAGGGGTCGGTGGTCGACTTACACAGCTTTAGGACCTACGTGGTTAGGCCCTACGAGCCTGTCCACCACCGCCACATAGCCGAGATAGAGCAGGAGCTAAGCCGCCTCGCGGGCAAGGAGGTCAAAGTGGCGTTTACACCCCACGCCGTGGACATCGTGAGGGGGATATTCACCACGGGCCACGTCTTTGTGGAAAAGATGCCCACCGAGGCCGACTTGTGGAAGTACTACAGGGCCCTCTTCGGCGACTCCAAGTTCATACGTATTGTGAAAGACCGCCTCGGCATCTCGCGCTACCCCAACGTCAAATACGTCCTCGGCTCCAACTTGGTGGACCTGGGCTTTGAGCTAGACGCGAGAATGAAGAGGGTGGTGACCTTCGCCGCCATTGACAACTTAGTGAGAGGGGCGGCTGGGCAGGCTGTACAAGCCTTCAACATAGCCATGGGGTTCCCAGAGGACGAGGGCCTTAGACATATCCCAGTGGCGCCCATATGA
- a CDS encoding argininosuccinate synthase: protein MVLAYSGGLDTTVAIKWLSEKLGAEVYTVTVDVGQEEDFAEVEQRAYKAGAVQHFYVDAKREFAEQYISRAILMNGMYEGQYPLGTALARPLIAEKVVEVARRVGADAVAHGSTSKGNDQVRFDVTVKALTPDLKIVAPARIWGMTRAEEVEYARRHGLPIGEEHKKYSIDDNLWSRSIEGGPLDDPREEPPEDAFKWTVAPEKAPNEPAYLTLEFEKGLPVAVNGEKMPLDKLVAELNHLAGAHGVGRIDHIENRLVGFKSREVYEAPAAVVLYHAHVDLEKLVLTPRELRFKHHVLDPQWADLVYQGLFVEPLREALEAAAEAMEKWVTGEVRVKLYKGSVQVVGRWSPHGGYSKELADYSRGWYPTDEEARGFIEMWSLHSLTARRRRGI from the coding sequence ATAGTCCTCGCGTACTCGGGCGGCCTCGACACCACTGTAGCAATTAAGTGGCTTTCGGAGAAGCTCGGCGCAGAGGTCTACACTGTAACCGTCGACGTTGGACAAGAGGAGGACTTCGCCGAGGTTGAGCAGAGAGCGTACAAGGCTGGGGCAGTGCAACACTTCTATGTAGACGCTAAGAGGGAGTTCGCCGAGCAGTATATATCGAGGGCCATTTTGATGAACGGCATGTATGAGGGGCAGTACCCGCTGGGCACGGCGCTGGCTAGGCCGCTAATCGCCGAGAAGGTGGTGGAAGTGGCCAGGAGGGTTGGGGCGGACGCCGTGGCCCACGGCTCTACAAGCAAGGGCAACGACCAAGTGCGCTTCGACGTGACAGTAAAGGCATTGACGCCTGACTTGAAGATCGTTGCGCCGGCGAGGATTTGGGGCATGACTAGGGCCGAGGAGGTGGAGTACGCCAGACGCCACGGCTTGCCCATAGGCGAGGAGCACAAGAAGTACAGCATAGATGACAACCTCTGGTCTCGCTCCATCGAGGGAGGGCCGCTGGACGACCCTCGCGAGGAGCCGCCTGAGGACGCCTTTAAGTGGACAGTGGCGCCTGAGAAGGCGCCTAACGAGCCCGCCTACCTAACGCTGGAGTTTGAAAAAGGGCTCCCCGTCGCCGTGAACGGGGAGAAGATGCCACTGGACAAGCTGGTGGCAGAGCTAAACCACCTGGCTGGGGCCCACGGCGTGGGGAGAATAGATCACATCGAGAACCGCCTGGTTGGATTCAAGAGCAGGGAGGTGTACGAGGCCCCCGCCGCAGTGGTGCTCTACCACGCCCACGTCGACTTGGAGAAGCTGGTCCTCACGCCTAGGGAGCTCAGGTTTAAACACCACGTCCTTGACCCCCAGTGGGCCGACTTGGTGTACCAGGGCCTCTTCGTGGAGCCTCTCCGGGAGGCGCTTGAGGCGGCAGCCGAGGCCATGGAGAAGTGGGTGACGGGGGAGGTAAGGGTAAAGCTCTACAAGGGCAGTGTACAAGTGGTGGGGAGGTGGTCTCCACATGGGGGGTACAGCAAGGAGCTCGCCGACTACTCCAGGGGGTGGTACCCCACCGACGAGGAGGCGCGGGGGTTCATCGAGATGTGGAGTCTCCACTCCCTCACGGCGAGGCGGAGAAGGGGTATATAA
- a CDS encoding [LysW]-aminoadipate/[LysW]-glutamate kinase: protein MIVVKVGGSVICKDLSKVVENLPKYAGEAVVVHGGGCLVNELLKRMGIEPKFLTHPGGVVSRYTDLETLKVFVMAMSWINKQLVASLFARGVEAVGLTGADGGVVRARRKEKVLVVDERGRQRVVDGGYVGKIVDVNVKALAPPPLKVLAPIAVSEKGELLNVDGDQLAFEVAARAGAGRLVILSDVDGLILGGRVVPRLTPEEAEELAKSEEVRGGMKRKLLMAAEAARRGVEVVISNGLADSPIDAALGGAGTHISRNI, encoded by the coding sequence ATGATCGTCGTCAAGGTAGGCGGCTCTGTCATCTGCAAAGACCTGAGCAAGGTGGTGGAGAATCTCCCAAAGTACGCAGGCGAGGCTGTGGTGGTGCACGGAGGCGGGTGCCTAGTCAACGAGCTCCTCAAGAGGATGGGGATTGAGCCTAAGTTTCTCACACACCCCGGCGGCGTGGTCAGCCGCTACACGGACCTCGAGACTTTGAAGGTCTTCGTCATGGCCATGTCTTGGATCAACAAACAGCTAGTGGCCTCGCTGTTTGCAAGAGGCGTGGAGGCCGTGGGCCTCACGGGGGCAGACGGCGGAGTTGTTAGGGCGAGAAGGAAGGAGAAAGTCCTCGTGGTGGACGAGAGGGGGAGGCAGAGAGTAGTGGACGGGGGGTACGTGGGCAAAATCGTTGACGTTAATGTGAAAGCGCTGGCCCCGCCGCCTCTCAAAGTCCTCGCCCCCATTGCCGTGTCTGAGAAGGGGGAGCTCCTCAACGTAGACGGAGATCAGCTGGCCTTCGAGGTGGCGGCTAGGGCGGGTGCGGGCAGGCTGGTAATTCTCAGCGATGTGGACGGCCTCATCCTGGGGGGGAGAGTTGTGCCGAGGCTCACGCCCGAGGAGGCGGAGGAGCTGGCGAAGAGCGAGGAGGTTAGGGGCGGCATGAAGCGCAAGCTCCTCATGGCGGCGGAGGCGGCGAGGAGGGGTGTGGAGGTGGTTATTTCCAACGGCTTGGCCGACTCGCCGATTGACGCGGCCCTCGGAGGTGCTGGAACTCACATTTCTAGGAACATATAG
- a CDS encoding argininosuccinate lyase, which translates to MAFYRSWIGGGGDLVRRYTSSMADDVEIAEEVVKILKTHVAHLAEVGVIPREAAERIAKALDEVDYDALAKGGFEDIHEAVEKWVIDRVGEEAGGWLGLGRSRNDHVAAAIRLAALRKLAELKRGLAALRCALAKRALQYADCAMPSFTHFQPAQAITFGHYLLSIDELVEEFSRALAGVEPLLKRSPLGAGPAGGVKTPIDRRRLAKALGFEDVVGNALYASGSRFFASAAASIVVSFLVELSRYVDDFIRWNSPAIGYVKAPDSHVSTSSIMPHKRNLVTLEVLRARISEAVGHLTALYAVQAKIGAGYSLDLQEATRHLWAILKIAGEGVEVLRDFVEGLEFNCEKARLDAETYYATSSDTAEAIALSGVPFRRAYFQLAEEIKRGSAKLLSPEEAVKRPTEGSANPEEVRRAASARLIFCKTPAF; encoded by the coding sequence ATGGCTTTTTACCGTTCTTGGATAGGCGGAGGAGGGGATTTGGTCAGGCGCTATACGTCTAGCATGGCCGACGACGTGGAAATCGCCGAGGAGGTGGTAAAGATTTTAAAAACCCACGTGGCACACTTGGCAGAAGTCGGCGTTATCCCAAGGGAGGCCGCCGAGAGAATCGCCAAGGCGCTTGACGAAGTAGACTACGACGCCCTTGCCAAAGGCGGCTTTGAGGATATACACGAGGCCGTGGAGAAGTGGGTAATAGACAGAGTGGGCGAAGAGGCCGGAGGGTGGCTTGGGCTTGGCAGATCTCGCAACGACCACGTGGCAGCGGCCATTAGGCTAGCCGCTCTGCGGAAGTTAGCCGAGCTTAAGAGGGGCCTCGCGGCTCTCCGGTGCGCGTTGGCCAAGAGGGCGTTGCAGTACGCCGATTGCGCCATGCCGAGTTTTACACACTTCCAGCCGGCCCAGGCCATTACCTTCGGCCACTACCTCCTCTCCATAGACGAATTGGTGGAAGAGTTCTCCAGGGCGCTCGCCGGGGTCGAGCCCCTCCTCAAGAGGTCTCCCCTGGGCGCGGGGCCCGCGGGCGGGGTAAAGACGCCTATTGACAGAAGGCGGCTGGCCAAGGCCCTGGGCTTCGAAGACGTGGTGGGCAACGCGTTGTACGCCTCTGGGAGCCGCTTCTTTGCCTCAGCCGCCGCCTCCATAGTCGTGTCATTCCTAGTGGAGCTGTCCCGGTACGTGGACGACTTTATACGGTGGAATAGCCCAGCTATTGGGTACGTCAAGGCGCCGGACAGCCACGTATCGACCAGTAGCATTATGCCTCACAAGAGGAACTTAGTCACGTTGGAGGTCCTCCGGGCGCGTATATCGGAGGCCGTGGGCCACCTCACCGCGCTGTACGCCGTACAGGCGAAAATAGGCGCCGGCTACAGCTTAGATCTACAAGAAGCCACGCGGCACCTCTGGGCAATCCTCAAAATTGCGGGGGAGGGCGTGGAGGTGCTGAGGGACTTCGTAGAGGGGCTGGAGTTCAACTGCGAGAAGGCCAGGCTCGACGCCGAGACGTACTACGCCACGTCGTCAGACACGGCGGAGGCCATTGCGCTAAGCGGAGTCCCCTTCCGCAGGGCGTACTTCCAACTAGCCGAGGAGATAAAGAGGGGAAGCGCGAAGCTATTGTCGCCGGAGGAGGCGGTTAAAAGGCCCACAGAGGGGTCCGCCAACCCGGAGGAGGTCAGGCGGGCGGCCTCAGCCAGGCTTATCTTTTGCAAGACCCCCGCCTTTTAA
- a CDS encoding alpha-aminoadipate/glutamate carrier protein LysW: MAKQKLVVTCQVCGTEFELPDDVMDGEIVSCPTCGARYIARIKGGSVKLEEFKGDVEDYGE, translated from the coding sequence ATGGCAAAGCAAAAGCTGGTGGTAACGTGCCAGGTCTGTGGAACAGAGTTCGAGCTTCCAGACGACGTGATGGACGGGGAAATTGTGAGTTGTCCAACATGTGGGGCGCGGTATATAGCCCGCATAAAGGGAGGTTCTGTGAAGCTGGAAGAGTTTAAGGGCGACGTGGAGGACTATGGCGAGTAA
- a CDS encoding ABC transporter ATP-binding protein yields MGLSVELRDVSVKYGSFSALKNINLYVEAGEGLVVLGPSGSGKSTLLRAVAGLVPLAGGRVYIGGVDVTDKPPEKRKISMLFQDLALFPHLNVFENVAFGLRVRGVPQEEVKRRVMWALELVHLDPHVFMERRVSQLSGGQQQRVALARALVVEPELLLLDEPFSHVDLDVKNKLLEELKILHNKLGFTLIYVTHDRFEAVEIGDRVALMKDGEVVQVGRPVELYKRPRNKFVAEFFGEANIVPARLLGIAKEGYAVIRPEDVVLGGGTYRLKGQVVDVTFLWHYQKVEIQADGYVFKAYVDLDAPVSVGETVEFGWDAKDVYLLEE; encoded by the coding sequence GTGGGTCTCTCGGTGGAGCTGAGAGACGTCTCCGTCAAATACGGCAGTTTTTCCGCGTTGAAGAATATAAATTTGTATGTAGAGGCCGGCGAGGGCCTCGTCGTGTTGGGCCCCTCGGGGAGTGGGAAGTCCACTCTACTCAGGGCTGTGGCAGGGCTGGTCCCCCTGGCGGGGGGCAGAGTGTACATAGGGGGAGTAGACGTCACTGATAAGCCGCCTGAGAAGAGGAAGATCTCCATGCTCTTCCAAGACTTGGCCCTCTTCCCCCACTTGAACGTCTTTGAAAACGTGGCGTTTGGGCTAAGGGTCAGGGGGGTGCCACAGGAGGAGGTGAAGAGGCGGGTGATGTGGGCTCTAGAGCTCGTCCACTTAGACCCCCACGTCTTTATGGAGAGGAGGGTGAGCCAGCTCTCCGGTGGGCAACAGCAGAGGGTGGCGTTGGCGAGGGCCCTCGTGGTGGAGCCCGAGTTGCTCCTCTTAGACGAGCCATTTAGCCACGTGGACCTCGACGTTAAAAACAAGCTCTTGGAAGAGTTGAAGATTTTGCACAATAAGCTGGGCTTTACGCTCATCTATGTCACACATGACAGATTTGAGGCGGTGGAGATAGGCGACCGAGTTGCCCTTATGAAAGACGGCGAAGTGGTGCAGGTGGGGAGGCCGGTGGAGTTGTATAAGAGGCCGAGGAACAAGTTCGTGGCAGAGTTCTTCGGAGAGGCAAACATAGTGCCCGCCCGCCTCCTCGGCATCGCGAAAGAGGGCTACGCCGTGATACGGCCCGAGGACGTGGTGCTCGGAGGAGGAACGTACAGGCTGAAGGGCCAGGTGGTAGACGTCACCTTCCTGTGGCACTACCAAAAAGTGGAGATACAGGCCGACGGCTACGTCTTCAAGGCATATGTGGACTTAGACGCGCCCGTCTCCGTGGGAGAGACCGTGGAGTTTGGGTGGGACGCAAAAGACGTGTATCTCCTCGAGGAATGA